One Thermococcus sp. M39 genomic region harbors:
- a CDS encoding hydroxymethylglutaryl-CoA synthase: MRKLLKPIKDVGIVGYGAYIPMFRIKNAEIGRVWGVSGFPIEEKAVNNLDEDALTIGIEAARNALKRAKIDPKLIRAIWFGSESKPYAVKPSATVIAEAIGATPDLDAADFEFACKAGTEALQAAIGFVGSGMAEYAMAIGADTAQGRPGDHLEFTAAAGGAAYIVGEKSSETLAYFEGSYSYVTDTPDFWRRQHEHYPRHGNRFTGEPAYFHHVISAAKGLMEELGLTVNDFDYAVFHQPNVKFPLTVAKILGIPVEKVKPGLLSGVIGNTYSGATLVGVSAVLDIAKPGERILWVSFGSGAGSDAFSLVVQDAIEEKRDLAPKTWDYINRKKYIDYALYVKHRGKLIM; encoded by the coding sequence ATGAGAAAACTGCTGAAGCCAATTAAAGATGTCGGCATTGTGGGTTATGGCGCGTATATACCTATGTTCAGAATCAAAAATGCCGAAATCGGCAGAGTGTGGGGAGTTAGCGGATTCCCAATTGAAGAGAAAGCTGTGAACAACCTCGATGAGGATGCATTAACAATAGGAATTGAGGCAGCAAGAAACGCCTTAAAGAGGGCTAAAATCGACCCCAAACTTATTAGGGCAATCTGGTTTGGTTCTGAGTCAAAACCTTACGCAGTTAAGCCTTCTGCAACTGTTATAGCCGAAGCAATTGGAGCAACTCCAGATTTAGACGCTGCTGATTTTGAATTTGCATGTAAAGCTGGAACTGAAGCATTGCAAGCAGCAATAGGTTTTGTTGGCTCTGGAATGGCAGAATATGCTATGGCAATTGGAGCTGACACTGCCCAAGGAAGACCTGGCGATCACTTAGAATTTACAGCCGCAGCTGGAGGAGCAGCTTACATCGTTGGAGAGAAGAGCTCAGAAACTTTAGCGTACTTTGAGGGAAGCTACTCCTACGTTACGGACACCCCAGACTTCTGGAGAAGACAGCATGAGCACTACCCAAGACACGGAAACAGATTCACTGGAGAGCCAGCTTACTTCCACCATGTAATTAGTGCCGCCAAAGGATTGATGGAAGAACTTGGCTTAACTGTTAATGACTTCGACTACGCTGTCTTCCACCAACCAAACGTTAAGTTCCCACTCACGGTAGCCAAGATTTTGGGTATTCCAGTTGAGAAAGTTAAACCAGGTCTTCTCAGCGGAGTGATAGGCAACACATACAGCGGTGCAACTTTAGTTGGAGTTTCTGCTGTTTTAGACATAGCAAAGCCAGGCGAGAGAATCCTTTGGGTTAGCTTTGGCTCGGGAGCAGGAAGCGACGCTTTCAGCTTAGTCGTGCAAGATGCAATTGAGGAAAAGAGAGACTTAGCACCGAAGACATGGGACTACATAAACAGGAAGAAGTACATTGACTATGCACTGTACGTGAAGCACAGAGGAAAGCTCATTATGTGA
- a CDS encoding TIGR00266 family protein, protein MKYEIKHRPSFSLVEVELEKGEALQAESGAMVFMSPNIKIETKAKGGIFGALKRSLLAGESFFINIFRAEGGTGKIGLAPPYPGDIEAFEIDGTLYAQSGAFLASSAEINIDTKWGGAKTFFAREGLFLLKMSGRGVVFLSSYGAIQKVELKDEHFILDTGHLVAFSEGLDFKVRRVGGLKSTLLSGEGLVAEFYGTGTLYIQTRSLDSFLSWIIPHLPSKD, encoded by the coding sequence GTGAAGTATGAGATAAAACATAGGCCAAGTTTTAGTTTGGTTGAAGTTGAATTGGAGAAAGGGGAAGCACTACAAGCGGAATCTGGTGCTATGGTTTTTATGAGTCCGAATATTAAGATAGAAACGAAAGCAAAAGGTGGAATTTTTGGAGCGCTCAAGAGGTCTCTTTTAGCTGGAGAAAGCTTTTTCATAAACATTTTCAGAGCTGAGGGTGGGACTGGAAAAATAGGGCTTGCACCTCCCTATCCTGGCGACATTGAGGCTTTTGAGATTGACGGAACACTATATGCTCAGAGCGGGGCGTTTTTGGCAAGCTCTGCTGAGATAAACATTGACACAAAGTGGGGAGGAGCAAAGACGTTTTTTGCCAGAGAGGGTTTGTTCCTTCTGAAAATGAGCGGGAGAGGTGTGGTGTTCCTCTCAAGCTACGGCGCAATTCAGAAAGTTGAGCTGAAGGACGAGCACTTTATCTTGGACACGGGGCATTTAGTTGCATTCAGTGAAGGATTGGATTTTAAAGTAAGGAGAGTTGGTGGGTTAAAGAGCACTCTCCTGAGTGGAGAAGGTTTAGTGGCGGAGTTCTATGGAACAGGAACTCTTTACATTCAGACAAGAAGCTTGGACAGCTTTTTAAGTTGGATTATTCCTCACTTGCCATCAAAAGACTAA
- a CDS encoding fibrillarin-like rRNA/tRNA 2'-O-methyltransferase, whose translation MKIKKHKFPGVYIFIDEDGSEKIATKNLVPGQKVYGERIVKWEGEEYRIWNPRRSKLGAAIMNGLKNFPIKPGKSVLYLGIASGTTASHVSDIIGWEGKIFGIEFSPRVLRELVPIVEERRNIIPILGDATKPEEYRALVTKVDVIFEDVAQPTQAKILIDNAKAYLKSGGYGMIAVKSRSIDVTKEPEEVFKMVEKELSEYFEIVERISLEPYEKDHALFVVRKP comes from the coding sequence ATGAAGATTAAAAAGCACAAATTCCCTGGCGTTTATATATTCATTGATGAGGATGGAAGCGAGAAAATTGCAACTAAGAATTTAGTTCCGGGACAGAAAGTTTATGGAGAGAGGATAGTTAAGTGGGAAGGTGAAGAATACAGAATTTGGAATCCAAGGAGGTCAAAGCTCGGTGCTGCAATAATGAACGGTCTCAAAAACTTCCCCATCAAACCTGGAAAGAGCGTCCTCTATTTGGGAATTGCAAGTGGTACAACCGCTTCTCACGTGAGTGATATCATCGGATGGGAGGGCAAAATATTTGGAATTGAGTTTTCACCGAGAGTCTTGAGAGAGCTCGTGCCGATAGTTGAGGAAAGGAGGAACATAATTCCAATCCTTGGGGATGCAACGAAGCCCGAGGAATACAGGGCGTTGGTTACAAAGGTTGATGTGATCTTTGAGGACGTTGCTCAGCCAACGCAGGCAAAAATCCTAATTGACAACGCAAAGGCTTACCTCAAGAGCGGCGGCTACGGAATGATTGCCGTTAAGAGCAGGAGCATTGATGTTACGAAGGAGCCAGAAGAAGTTTTCAAGATGGTTGAAAAAGAATTAAGCGAGTACTTTGAGATTGTTGAGCGCATTTCTTTGGAGCCATACGAAAAAGACCATGCACTCTTTGTGGTCAGAAAGCCTTGA
- a CDS encoding Zn-ribbon domain-containing OB-fold protein: protein MGKPMQVSRFWRHFKEKYRLVGSKCKKCGKIHFPPRQVCNECGSREMEEIQLSGRGKVISWTIVRNPPSGFEYYKPYPLALIELEEGPIILAQLTDVDPEEITFGMEVEMVTRKIREFNEDGIILYGYKFRPPIK from the coding sequence ATGGGAAAGCCCATGCAAGTTTCAAGATTTTGGAGACACTTTAAAGAGAAGTACCGCCTAGTTGGAAGTAAGTGCAAAAAGTGCGGAAAGATTCACTTCCCTCCAAGACAAGTGTGTAATGAGTGTGGAAGCAGAGAGATGGAAGAGATACAGCTCAGCGGAAGAGGAAAGGTCATCAGCTGGACTATTGTGAGAAACCCTCCAAGCGGCTTTGAATATTACAAGCCCTATCCACTAGCATTGATTGAGCTTGAAGAGGGTCCAATAATTTTGGCCCAGCTCACAGACGTTGACCCAGAAGAAATTACCTTCGGCATGGAGGTTGAGATGGTCACGAGGAAGATAAGGGAATTCAACGAGGATGGAATAATCCTCTATGGATACAAGTTTAGGCCACCGATTAAATGA
- a CDS encoding OsmC family protein: MPTIKVSVTGESVSSTRMIVKGKKTEYIVDKEDSSPLEYILAALAGCINIVGFMVAREMNLNIEKIVVEIEGRINTDKLMGKNVEERAGYKEIKVKVKVQGNVEDEKLKEWIAKVEERCPVGDNIMNETPVCVEVEKA; encoded by the coding sequence ATGCCTACAATTAAAGTTTCTGTTACTGGTGAAAGCGTTTCTTCGACAAGGATGATAGTTAAAGGAAAGAAAACAGAGTATATTGTTGACAAAGAGGATTCAAGCCCTCTCGAATACATTCTTGCGGCATTGGCAGGCTGCATAAACATAGTTGGATTCATGGTAGCTCGGGAAATGAACCTTAACATAGAGAAAATTGTTGTGGAAATAGAGGGAAGAATTAACACAGACAAGCTAATGGGTAAAAATGTTGAAGAAAGAGCCGGATATAAGGAGATTAAGGTTAAAGTGAAAGTTCAAGGAAACGTCGAAGATGAGAAGCTCAAAGAATGGATAGCTAAAGTTGAAGAGAGATGCCCGGTAGGAGACAACATAATGAACGAAACCCCTGTCTGTGTTGAAGTTGAAAAAGCTTAG
- a CDS encoding C/D box methylation guide ribonucleoprotein complex aNOP56 subunit (functions along with aFIB and aL7a; guides 2'-O-methylation of ribose to specific sites in RNAs), with product MKAYISENVQGIYAFDESGNLIAKREYREKPEIALDKLLSGEITDDLIAFLEELKEKGYDEFVFEHPDLSRAVKELGFNADAEFPNLAGEILREKPEEFLGKEWFERYYSVGVALTRLRIQEQSGARDKMVIQAIEALDDIDKVINLLVSRLREWHSLHFPELDEILPKHPQYVAFVKNIGHRENATKENLEKLGFSEGKIEKILKAKEKTMGAWMDEKDIKIIQDFAKEIDDLYKLREEIEDYIDRAMDDVAPNLKGLVGAKLAARLISLAGGLKELAMMPSSTIQVLGAEKALFRHLRTGAKPPKHGVIYQYPAINKSPWWQRGKIARALAGKLAIAARVDYFSGEYIAEELKKELEARIKEIKEKYPNPPKRKEKPKKKKKEKFKKGKKFKGKEKGKKFKGGKEKGKKRR from the coding sequence ATGAAAGCTTACATAAGCGAAAACGTTCAAGGGATTTATGCCTTCGATGAGAGCGGCAACTTGATCGCCAAGAGAGAGTACAGAGAAAAGCCTGAGATAGCTTTAGATAAGCTCTTATCTGGTGAGATTACTGATGATCTAATAGCATTTCTCGAAGAGCTCAAAGAGAAAGGTTATGATGAGTTCGTTTTTGAGCACCCTGACTTAAGCAGAGCTGTTAAAGAGCTTGGCTTTAATGCAGATGCAGAATTTCCAAATTTGGCTGGAGAAATACTTAGAGAGAAACCGGAAGAGTTCCTCGGCAAGGAGTGGTTTGAGCGCTATTATTCTGTTGGCGTGGCTTTAACTCGTTTAAGGATTCAGGAGCAGAGCGGTGCAAGGGATAAGATGGTGATTCAGGCAATTGAAGCTTTGGATGACATTGATAAGGTCATAAACTTGCTCGTCTCAAGGCTTAGGGAGTGGCACTCACTTCACTTCCCAGAGCTTGATGAGATTTTACCAAAGCACCCGCAGTATGTTGCATTTGTTAAGAACATAGGCCACAGAGAGAATGCAACTAAAGAAAACCTTGAGAAACTTGGCTTTAGCGAAGGCAAAATCGAGAAGATTCTCAAGGCTAAAGAAAAGACCATGGGTGCATGGATGGATGAAAAGGACATCAAGATAATTCAAGATTTCGCTAAAGAAATTGATGACCTCTACAAGCTTAGAGAGGAGATTGAAGATTACATTGACAGGGCAATGGATGACGTGGCACCAAACCTCAAAGGTCTTGTTGGTGCAAAGCTTGCCGCTCGTCTGATAAGCTTAGCTGGCGGGCTGAAAGAGCTGGCAATGATGCCATCTTCAACAATTCAAGTCCTCGGTGCTGAAAAAGCTCTCTTCAGGCACTTAAGGACTGGTGCCAAGCCGCCAAAGCACGGTGTTATCTACCAGTACCCAGCAATCAACAAGTCTCCATGGTGGCAGCGTGGAAAGATTGCAAGAGCATTGGCTGGTAAGTTAGCAATCGCCGCTCGTGTGGACTACTTCTCAGGTGAATACATAGCTGAGGAGCTAAAGAAAGAGCTTGAGGCAAGGATCAAGGAAATCAAAGAGAAGTATCCGAATCCACCAAAGAGAAAGGAGAAGCCGAAGAAGAAAAAGAAGGAGAAGTTCAAGAAGGGCAAGAAGTTCAAGGGGAAGGAAAAAGGAAAGAAGTTCAAAGGCGGAAAAGAGAAGGGTAAAAAAAGGAGGTGA
- a CDS encoding thiolase domain-containing protein has product MRKAVIIGVGMTPVGEHWKTSLRDLAVEALLNAMEDANIDKVDSLYVGNMISGPFVEQENLGALIADWAGLGHIPAVKIEAACASGGAAVQEGAKAVMSGLEDVVAVVGVEKMTDVWPSDATRYLAYASDAEWELFHGASFVALNALVMRYYMHTYGYTEEDLALFAVNAHINGAKNPYAMFKKPIKVETVLKSPYIADPLKLFDASPVCDGAAAVIITTPEKAKELGIPKEKWVEIAGMGRAIDTINLANRKDLLTLKAAKVAAERAYKMAGVDVKDIDLFEIHDAFTIMAALSLEAVGAAERGKGAELAKEGQIAIDGDYPIQTMGGLKARGHPVGATGVYQTVEAALQLRGEAPNQVPDAEIALTQNIGGTGSNITVTILRRV; this is encoded by the coding sequence ATGAGAAAGGCTGTAATAATTGGAGTTGGCATGACTCCCGTTGGAGAGCACTGGAAGACAAGCCTGAGAGATTTGGCCGTTGAGGCTTTGCTGAATGCAATGGAGGACGCTAACATTGACAAAGTTGATTCCCTCTATGTAGGAAACATGATTTCTGGGCCCTTCGTTGAACAGGAAAACCTAGGTGCACTTATTGCAGACTGGGCTGGTTTGGGACACATTCCAGCTGTAAAAATTGAGGCCGCTTGTGCCTCTGGAGGAGCTGCAGTTCAAGAAGGTGCTAAAGCTGTCATGAGCGGCCTTGAAGACGTTGTTGCCGTCGTTGGAGTAGAAAAGATGACAGATGTATGGCCAAGTGATGCTACAAGATACTTGGCTTATGCTTCTGATGCTGAATGGGAGCTATTCCATGGAGCGAGCTTTGTCGCTTTAAATGCTCTTGTTATGCGCTACTACATGCACACCTATGGTTATACAGAGGAGGATTTGGCTTTATTCGCTGTTAACGCTCACATAAATGGTGCAAAGAACCCATATGCAATGTTCAAGAAGCCAATAAAGGTCGAGACTGTGCTTAAGAGTCCATATATAGCTGACCCACTCAAGCTGTTTGATGCCTCTCCAGTCTGTGATGGCGCTGCAGCTGTTATCATAACAACCCCAGAGAAGGCAAAAGAGCTTGGAATTCCAAAAGAAAAGTGGGTTGAGATAGCTGGAATGGGAAGGGCAATTGATACAATCAACTTGGCCAACAGGAAGGACTTGCTCACGCTTAAAGCTGCTAAAGTTGCAGCCGAGAGAGCCTACAAGATGGCCGGTGTAGATGTCAAGGACATTGATTTGTTTGAGATTCACGATGCATTCACAATAATGGCCGCTTTAAGCTTGGAAGCCGTAGGTGCTGCTGAACGCGGTAAGGGTGCGGAGCTGGCTAAGGAAGGGCAGATCGCGATTGACGGTGATTATCCAATCCAAACAATGGGTGGACTTAAGGCAAGAGGACACCCAGTTGGTGCAACAGGAGTTTATCAGACCGTTGAAGCAGCTTTACAGCTCAGAGGAGAAGCACCAAATCAAGTGCCCGATGCAGAGATTGCACTAACGCAGAACATCGGAGGAACGGGTTCAAACATAACCGTAACAATCCTTAGGAGGGTTTGA